The Granulicella arctica genome segment CGGACGGCTCGACTGCACAGCAGGCTGCGCAAACAGAACTCCGGAAGAAAGAATGCTGGCAACCAGCGTGAGAGCTGCTCGTCTGTGGGGCACAGGGCTCCTTAGGGTCGGAATCGTGTCACAGGAACGGAGAAGCCTGCGAGTTACATCGCCGGTGGATGATGCGGATCGATGGGCTGCGTCACAGTGTGTGACTTCCCCTTCACTTCCTTCGGGTTGACCGAGTCGCGAAGCTCCTTGGACGGCTTGAAGAAGGGAACCCGCTTCGCCGGCACCTCGACCTTGTCGCCGGTCTTCGGATTGCGCCCGGTACGGGCCTTGCGCTGCCGTGTGCGGAAGCTGCCGAAGCCGCGAATCTCGATCTTGTCGCCAGACTTCAGCGCGCCGATCACGGAATCGAAGAGTGTGTCGACGATGACTTCGCCATCGCGGCGCGTAAGGTCGCCGAGCGAGGTCACTCTATCGACGAGATCTGCTTTGGTCATGAACAATGCTCCCCTGGGAGGTGAGGATGGCCGTCGGTGGCCCACCGGAATCTAAACACGATTGTAATGTGATGCACGCCAATCCGAAGCCGACGCGCCAAAATTGTTGTAAACACTCCTACTTCCACAGAAAATAGAACCCCGGAGCATGCTCCAGCAGCTTGCCGGGGTTCGGAAACAGGTCCTCCCCGCCCGAAAGCAGCATCGAGAGCAGGCCACGCTCCTCCTTTGCCGGACTCACAACCGTCGGCTCGCCCGAGATGCCCACCTCCTTCGCCGTATCCATCAATGCCACGCGCAGACCGCCCTCCTTGTCGATCAGACCAAGCGGTAGTGCCTGCTGCCCGGTCCACACCTGACCCGTCGCCAGCGGCTTGATCTTGTCCTCCGTCGTATGCCGCCCTACCGCCACGTCATGGACGAACTGGCTATACATGTTGTCTACCAGCGACTGGAAGTACGCCTGCTCCTTTGGCGTCATATCTCGCGACGGATCACCCGCCGTCTTCAACTCCCCCGCATGAATATCCACGCTCTTCAGCTTCGCCCACCGCATCAAGTCGCCGTAGTTAGTCCACTCCATCACCACCCCAATCGACCCCACCACCGACGCCTGGTTCGCATAGACCCGGTCGCACGCCGAGGCAATGTAGTACGCTCCCGAGGCTCCCACCGAGTCGACTGACGCCACAATCTTCGTATGCTTCTCCTGCCGCAGCCGCTCGATCTCGTGATAAATCTCCTGCGAAGGCGACGCAGCCCCGCCAGGGGAATCGATATGCAGAATAATCGCCTTCACCGAGTCGTCATCGGCATACGCACGTAGCTGCGCATCGATCTTATCTGCCGTCAGGATCATCCCAGTCACGTCGATCACCGCGATCTCGTCCGAACCGAACGGGCTCCATCCGGACGACCGCGTCGTCCCCCAGATAATGCCCGTCAGCACCAGCGCAATCACCGCGAACGACCCGCCAATCGTGCCGATATAAAACCAGGCGGACCTGCGGCGAGGCGGCACGTACGGAGCCGGATAGCTCGGTGCAACATAGGGCGGTGGAGGTGGCGAAACATCTTCCGGCATGGCAGGAGTCTATCAGGGCCGCGACGATCAAGCTCCAGACGAAATCATTTTGCCGATAGGAGAAGTTTTTCGCGGCTAATTCCCCCTCTCAGTCGTCTATATCTGGATTGTCCTCTCAGATTGCGACTTCGGCGCTGGCCGATCATCCAATCCTTGACGTATGATTATGTGCGGTCTAGGGACAATTTACCCAGGATTAAAGGTTTAGGCACGTCATGGCACATCCGCAGTTGAGCATCGTCATTCCGGCATACAACGAAAGCGCACGTATCGAATCCACGCTCGAGCGAGTCATGCAGTGCGTGGAGACACAGGACTGGGACGCCGAAGTGCTGGTAGTCGATGACGGCTCCCGCGATGACACGCCAGCCATCGTCAAACGCTGGATGGAGTTGCACCCCCGCCTTCACCTCATCCAGAACCCAGGAAATCGTGGCAAAGGATACTCGGTCCGCAACGGCCTGCTGCAGGCAGCGGGCGACATCGTCATGTTCACCGACGCCGACCTCTCCGCCCCCATGGAGGAAGCAGATCGGCTACTCGCGGCCCTCGAAGCCGGAGCGGACGTCGCCATCGGTTCGCGCTGGATGGACCGCACCCGCCAGACCATCCACCAGCCCCTCTATCGCCAGTTCTTCGGACGCTGTTTCAACTGGATCACCCGCACCGTCATGGGCCTCCCCTTCAAGGACACCCAGTGCGGCTTCAAAGCATTCAAGCGCCCCGCCGCGCAGGTCATCTTCCGGCTACAGCGAATCGAACGCTGGGGCTTCGACCCGGAGATTCTCTTCATCGCCCGCAAACTGCGCTACAGTGTCGTCGAAGTCCCCGTCACCTGGGGCCACGACGAGCGCAGCCGCATGAGCTATCTGAAGGACGGCATGAAGATGCTCGAAGAGATGGCCGTCATCCGCGG includes the following:
- a CDS encoding HU family DNA-binding protein, producing the protein MTKADLVDRVTSLGDLTRRDGEVIVDTLFDSVIGALKSGDKIEIRGFGSFRTRQRKARTGRNPKTGDKVEVPAKRVPFFKPSKELRDSVNPKEVKGKSHTVTQPIDPHHPPAM
- the sppA gene encoding signal peptide peptidase SppA, with product MPEDVSPPPPPYVAPSYPAPYVPPRRRSAWFYIGTIGGSFAVIALVLTGIIWGTTRSSGWSPFGSDEIAVIDVTGMILTADKIDAQLRAYADDDSVKAIILHIDSPGGAASPSQEIYHEIERLRQEKHTKIVASVDSVGASGAYYIASACDRVYANQASVVGSIGVVMEWTNYGDLMRWAKLKSVDIHAGELKTAGDPSRDMTPKEQAYFQSLVDNMYSQFVHDVAVGRHTTEDKIKPLATGQVWTGQQALPLGLIDKEGGLRVALMDTAKEVGISGEPTVVSPAKEERGLLSMLLSGGEDLFPNPGKLLEHAPGFYFLWK
- a CDS encoding dolichyl-phosphate beta-glucosyltransferase, which encodes MAHPQLSIVIPAYNESARIESTLERVMQCVETQDWDAEVLVVDDGSRDDTPAIVKRWMELHPRLHLIQNPGNRGKGYSVRNGLLQAAGDIVMFTDADLSAPMEEADRLLAALEAGADVAIGSRWMDRTRQTIHQPLYRQFFGRCFNWITRTVMGLPFKDTQCGFKAFKRPAAQVIFRLQRIERWGFDPEILFIARKLRYSVVEVPVTWGHDERSRMSYLKDGMKMLEEMAVIRGNSIAGRYDKDIAAMKDTSKMVTAPVEHGTKPAVSELPH